From Nitrosopumilus zosterae, the proteins below share one genomic window:
- a CDS encoding resolvase, which produces MRKKVAALTIIKQKTKKEKSKNNQNAARTRRQRGYQWEDAIVKRFNNTEKWKAFRLGSPSIALPDVLAVNTEASAIFTIEAKSGTSTSLPVPGDQIERCLSWIKTFDIYEKRNVLLAFKFLSKKRIDVGKYENRELREFFKIWDESIEITDCVCTYEGKFFAKTNGKRKELFLKECPMPFKTKQRTNA; this is translated from the coding sequence ATGAGAAAAAAAGTTGCGGCATTGACAATAATAAAGCAAAAAACAAAAAAAGAAAAGAGTAAAAATAATCAAAACGCTGCAAGAACAAGAAGACAAAGAGGTTATCAATGGGAAGATGCCATTGTAAAGAGATTCAATAATACTGAAAAGTGGAAAGCATTCAGACTTGGATCTCCAAGCATAGCATTACCAGATGTATTGGCTGTGAATACAGAAGCAAGTGCAATATTTACCATAGAAGCAAAATCAGGAACCAGTACATCACTTCCTGTTCCAGGAGATCAAATTGAGCGATGTTTATCTTGGATTAAGACTTTTGATATTTATGAAAAGAGAAATGTTTTGTTAGCATTCAAATTTTTGTCAAAAAAAAGAATCGATGTGGGAAAATATGAAAATAGAGAATTAAGAGAATTTTTTAAGATTTGGGATGAATCAATAGAAATAACAGATTGTGTTTGTACATACGAAGGGAAATTTTTTGCAAAAACAAATGGCAAAAGAAAAGAATTATTCCTAAAAGAATGTCCAATGCCCTTTAAAACAAAACAAAGAACTAATGCCTAA
- a CDS encoding pentapeptide repeat-containing protein has translation MDSDVFRKRNLTKINFDYEELIGRNLANTNMSGVNLKNRDIHDADLSCTDLRGANLSYSILFYVKLRGADMRNADLSNAKLWDTEMYGVDLRGADINGADLFYADLRNADLSDANLSGINLRHTNFEGAILTSADFTGANYDLHTLDTLSKNAKNTLKKKGKRW, from the coding sequence ATGGATTCAGATGTTTTTCGAAAACGGAATCTCACAAAAATTAATTTTGATTATGAGGAATTAATAGGCAGAAACTTAGCTAATACAAATATGAGTGGGGTGAATCTTAAGAACCGAGACATACATGATGCAGACCTTAGTTGCACAGATCTTAGAGGAGCTAATCTCAGTTACTCCATTTTATTTTATGTAAAACTAAGAGGTGCAGATATGAGAAATGCTGATCTTTCTAATGCGAAATTATGGGACACAGAAATGTATGGAGTAGATCTTCGCGGTGCAGACATTAATGGGGCAGATTTGTTTTATGCAGATTTAAGAAATGCTGATCTAAGTGATGCAAATCTTAGTGGAATAAATTTAAGACATACAAATTTTGAAGGGGCGATTTTAACGTCAGCGGATTTTACTGGTGCAAATTATGATTTACATACATTAGATACTTTATCTAAAAATGCAAAAAACACATTAAAGAAAAAAGGTAAAAGATGGTAA
- the thrC gene encoding threonine synthase codes for MQGDAYLKCINPKCGLEYPVESTNVQCTNGHLLDVKYKKIPPTDLKEVFYKRRNSENSIFNESGVWRFRELLNFCQIDTENFEECSKYLVSLDGAEGRQSKPYQMSKAADFVGISTRNLWLQPEGYNPSGSFKDNGMATAVTHAKMVGAKKIVCASTGNTSASAGMFAANEGIDCDVYIPAGQIAPGKLSQAYQFGAQILEVNGNFDDALKQSLEDAQNHEGYTVNSVNPFRIEGQKTIPFRALEYLNWEVPDWIVYPGGALGNTSSCGKALMELYEWGWIKKIPRIAVINSDGASTLSDLYNGKFEDEEIRWNKGNPNTELISRYYDHLDKQGIKPKTKATAIQIGRPANILKGLRALEFTNGVVTTVSDSEMLDGMSVVGLNGFDCEMASGASVVGIKKLIAQEIIKKDDVVVGILTGRQKDAMLPVEYHQNPNNIFANPPKN; via the coding sequence ATGCAAGGAGATGCGTATCTAAAGTGTATTAATCCAAAATGTGGTTTAGAGTATCCTGTTGAAAGTACAAACGTTCAATGCACTAATGGGCATCTATTAGATGTAAAATACAAGAAGATACCTCCTACAGATTTAAAAGAAGTATTTTACAAAAGACGTAATTCCGAAAACAGTATTTTTAATGAAAGTGGAGTTTGGAGATTTAGAGAATTGTTGAATTTCTGTCAAATAGATACAGAAAATTTTGAAGAATGTTCAAAATACTTAGTGTCTCTAGATGGTGCAGAAGGCAGGCAATCAAAGCCATATCAGATGTCAAAAGCTGCAGACTTTGTAGGAATTTCAACTAGAAATTTATGGTTACAGCCTGAAGGATACAATCCCAGTGGATCTTTCAAAGATAATGGGATGGCAACAGCTGTTACACATGCAAAGATGGTAGGAGCTAAGAAAATTGTTTGTGCATCTACTGGAAACACATCTGCATCTGCAGGGATGTTTGCGGCAAATGAAGGTATTGATTGCGATGTATACATCCCAGCGGGGCAAATTGCGCCAGGAAAACTTAGTCAAGCTTATCAATTTGGAGCTCAAATTTTAGAAGTTAATGGGAATTTTGATGATGCATTAAAGCAATCCTTGGAGGATGCACAAAATCATGAAGGATATACTGTAAACTCTGTTAATCCGTTTAGAATTGAAGGTCAAAAAACAATTCCATTCAGAGCACTAGAATATTTGAATTGGGAGGTACCTGATTGGATAGTTTATCCAGGAGGGGCATTAGGAAATACTTCTAGCTGTGGAAAAGCACTAATGGAATTATATGAGTGGGGATGGATTAAGAAAATTCCTAGGATTGCAGTGATTAATTCAGATGGTGCAAGTACATTATCGGATTTGTATAACGGAAAATTTGAAGATGAAGAAATCAGATGGAATAAAGGAAATCCAAATACAGAATTAATTTCTAGATATTATGATCATTTAGATAAACAAGGAATTAAACCTAAAACCAAAGCTACTGCCATTCAAATTGGAAGACCTGCAAATATTTTGAAAGGCTTACGTGCATTAGAATTTACAAATGGTGTGGTAACTACCGTATCTGATTCTGAAATGCTTGATGGGATGTCAGTGGTGGGATTAAATGGATTCGATTGCGAAATGGCATCAGGAGCTTCTGTAGTAGGCATTAAAAAGTTGATTGCACAGGAGATAATCAAAAAAGATGATGTCGTGGTTGGAATTTTGACAGGCAGACAAAAAGATGCGATGTTGCCAGTAGAATATCATCAAAATCCTAACAATATTTTTGCAAATCCTCCAAAAAATTAG
- a CDS encoding hemolysin family protein, producing the protein MVELWMELSALAILIGLSGFFSGLEVALVGTRHSKVNQLRKQKVKGSEALYKLKHNPGWMMSSVNLGNNLVNVGSSAFATSVAIRIFGNDGLAIAVGIMTFLILVFGEITPKTYCNANATKIALRFAPVLLAFSYAFWPVVKLFEIITKTMVRITGSSYHAPPITEEEIKGIIEQGLADDALEKDESDLVHSALEFDDTVIRTVMTPRTKMTALPAKMLLFEALPLINQNAHSRIPIYGETNDDIIGFIHVRDVLKEVELDNKMKTLEQIAREPVFVSQEKMVSSLLKEMKGRKTHMAIVIDEHGGVEGLVTLEDLIEEIIGDIEDETDISPGVDHQSIDKDTIITSGEIEIERVNDIFKSDLPEGDDYSTLNGLLHERLQDIPQEGDKLELENLRIIVEKVSKNIPVKIRIERMKK; encoded by the coding sequence ATGGTAGAACTTTGGATGGAATTATCTGCGCTAGCTATTCTCATAGGACTGTCTGGTTTCTTTAGTGGTTTGGAAGTAGCTCTAGTTGGAACTAGACATTCAAAAGTGAATCAATTAAGAAAACAAAAAGTAAAAGGTTCCGAAGCCCTCTATAAATTAAAACATAATCCAGGATGGATGATGTCAAGTGTAAATCTTGGAAATAATCTAGTAAATGTAGGATCTTCTGCATTTGCAACTAGTGTTGCAATTAGAATTTTTGGGAACGATGGTTTGGCAATAGCAGTAGGAATCATGACCTTTTTGATTCTAGTGTTTGGAGAAATAACCCCAAAAACATATTGTAATGCCAATGCTACAAAGATTGCATTACGATTTGCACCTGTATTGCTAGCATTTAGTTATGCATTTTGGCCCGTAGTGAAACTATTTGAAATAATTACAAAAACAATGGTGAGAATAACTGGAAGTAGTTATCATGCACCGCCAATTACAGAAGAAGAAATCAAAGGAATCATAGAACAAGGCTTAGCAGATGATGCATTAGAAAAAGATGAAAGTGATCTTGTTCACAGTGCATTGGAATTTGATGATACTGTAATTCGAACAGTGATGACCCCACGAACTAAGATGACAGCACTACCTGCAAAAATGTTGTTGTTTGAGGCATTGCCTTTAATCAATCAAAACGCTCACTCAAGAATACCAATTTATGGAGAAACAAATGATGACATTATAGGATTTATTCATGTCAGAGATGTGTTAAAAGAAGTTGAATTAGATAACAAAATGAAAACATTAGAACAAATTGCAAGAGAACCAGTATTTGTATCTCAAGAAAAGATGGTAAGTTCTTTATTAAAAGAAATGAAAGGCAGGAAAACACACATGGCAATTGTAATTGATGAACATGGCGGGGTGGAAGGTTTGGTAACACTGGAAGATTTAATCGAGGAGATCATAGGAGATATTGAAGATGAAACAGATATTTCACCAGGAGTAGACCATCAATCAATTGACAAAGACACCATCATTACAAGTGGGGAAATAGAAATAGAAAGAGTAAATGATATTTTTAAATCAGATCTGCCAGAAGGAGATGATTATAGTACACTTAATGGTTTATTACATGAAAGATTACAAGATATACCTCAAGAAGGAGACAAGCTAGAACTTGAAAATCTCAGAATAATCGTAGAGAAAGTCAGTAAGAACATTCCAGTAAAGATAAGAATAGAACGTATGAAAAAATAA
- a CDS encoding type II glyceraldehyde-3-phosphate dehydrogenase: protein MKKVFVNGYGSIGSRITSFLKDDPEIIVVGVGKYSPDEKVEDAISKGLDVYVPASKIPSFSNYKIAGSIESVLDSCDLVIDAAPGGSGYKNKINLYEPKNIPAIYQGGETVVGNEAVSDLLFNSRVNYDQALGKRHVMQGSCNVTGMGRILEPLRVKFGDRLIRFDVTLVRRWADIEQTEKKVVDTIEMSEKPHHGDDVKMYFGKEAPLYVRAIKVPTRQMHLHIMDIRFKDVAPKPSEIHELFTNEFGVATIWTAKGTKDIRDYAEKMGFNFTDTNMIHIHANMTTSIDDTVQMMYSDDQTGIVIPENHMLLQAMLFEKSYEDAFAHTESIFHMKEKKEKLQEYFAKK from the coding sequence ATGAAGAAGGTATTTGTCAATGGATATGGATCTATTGGTAGTAGAATTACTTCCTTTCTAAAGGATGATCCTGAAATTATAGTTGTTGGAGTGGGAAAATATTCTCCTGATGAAAAAGTAGAGGATGCAATTTCAAAAGGGCTTGATGTATATGTTCCGGCCAGCAAGATTCCGTCTTTTTCAAATTATAAAATTGCCGGTTCAATTGAATCTGTTCTCGATAGTTGTGATTTAGTAATTGATGCTGCTCCTGGAGGATCTGGCTATAAAAATAAAATAAATCTCTATGAACCAAAAAATATCCCCGCAATTTATCAAGGTGGTGAAACAGTTGTTGGAAACGAAGCTGTTTCGGATTTATTGTTTAATTCAAGAGTAAATTATGATCAAGCATTAGGAAAACGACATGTAATGCAAGGAAGCTGTAATGTTACTGGGATGGGTAGAATTCTAGAACCATTGCGTGTCAAATTTGGAGATAGACTAATTCGTTTTGATGTGACTTTAGTAAGAAGATGGGCCGATATCGAGCAAACAGAAAAAAAGGTTGTAGATACAATAGAAATGTCTGAAAAACCTCATCATGGAGATGATGTAAAAATGTATTTTGGAAAAGAAGCACCCCTCTATGTTCGGGCAATCAAGGTTCCAACACGGCAAATGCATTTACACATTATGGATATTAGATTCAAAGATGTGGCTCCAAAACCATCTGAAATTCATGAACTTTTTACAAATGAATTTGGTGTTGCAACTATTTGGACTGCTAAAGGAACTAAAGATATACGAGATTATGCAGAAAAGATGGGCTTTAATTTTACAGATACAAATATGATTCACATTCATGCAAATATGACTACATCTATCGACGACACCGTTCAAATGATGTATTCTGATGACCAAACAGGTATTGTAATTCCTGAAAATCACATGCTTTTACAAGCAATGCTATTTGAAAAATCATACGAAGATGCTTTTGCTCATACTGAATCAATATTTCACATGAAGGAAAAAAAGGAAAAACTACAAGAATATTTTGCTAAAAAATAA
- a CDS encoding glycosyltransferase family 2 protein: MDKILLIKKLADAIKLSKGDIGRNRYLIEVINKNKDILNSDKTYLKNCLGITISGKIEESQPAKKILKKDKTIFLNTNLIQCSECGKEIKLDERSSRFQNLWYHETCYKRTHKNNPEQKIIEIQKNQNIFKKIKHNNKSNIDEDEIQYEKIKQDPILVLLAGILFVFLFSGAYLLIGGFSFVAMILGGLLVLYQLIDSKKWRTKKFRRDKKAPAVFPMILLFLPFILAGILAYEGYTAWESSYRAIILWGLTLVFWNTLLMIPLAIYSKNKEDNIPTTPNTPMVSIIIPAYNEEKVIGNTIESTLEINYPNKDIIVVDDGSKDNTLQIAKKYESQGIKVIHKVNGGKASALNMALNFTKGEIVAILDADTLASRNSLTEIVKVFESDTNIVAVAGNIKVRNKKNWITWCQALEYVAGIQITRRAMDIFGAITIVPGALGSFKKSMLNETGAYDKGTIVEDFDTTVKILKSGYMIRGTTKSIAYTEAPNTLKDFYNQRKRWYRGNLQVVSKHHDALTNQRFGFLQKLAFPYMLIAMIVLPITGFFVLGSAILASIQGDIIFVLTSFGFFIVLQYLINTMAVRIDGDDPRMTLYSIFFNFGYKQLLDGILLITVITHIFKRKATWTSARRIGMEEKS; this comes from the coding sequence TTGGACAAAATTTTATTAATTAAAAAACTAGCAGATGCCATAAAATTATCAAAAGGAGACATTGGAAGAAACAGATATCTAATTGAAGTGATTAACAAAAATAAAGATATTTTAAATTCAGATAAAACATATCTTAAAAATTGTCTAGGAATAACTATTTCAGGAAAAATTGAAGAATCACAACCAGCTAAAAAAATACTTAAAAAAGATAAGACAATTTTTCTAAATACAAATTTAATTCAGTGTTCTGAATGTGGAAAAGAAATCAAATTAGATGAAAGATCATCAAGATTTCAAAATTTATGGTATCATGAAACATGTTACAAAAGAACTCACAAAAATAACCCAGAACAGAAAATTATAGAAATACAAAAAAATCAAAATATTTTTAAAAAAATCAAACATAACAATAAATCAAATATTGATGAAGATGAAATTCAATATGAAAAAATTAAACAAGACCCGATACTAGTTTTATTGGCCGGAATACTATTTGTTTTTCTTTTTTCTGGAGCGTATTTATTAATTGGCGGCTTCAGTTTTGTTGCAATGATCCTAGGAGGGTTATTAGTGTTATACCAGTTAATAGATTCAAAAAAATGGAGAACAAAAAAATTCAGAAGAGATAAAAAAGCACCGGCAGTTTTCCCAATGATTCTATTATTCTTACCGTTTATACTTGCAGGAATTCTTGCATATGAGGGATATACAGCATGGGAATCAAGTTACAGAGCCATCATATTATGGGGTTTAACACTAGTTTTCTGGAATACATTATTGATGATCCCATTAGCAATATACAGTAAGAATAAAGAAGACAATATTCCTACCACACCAAATACTCCTATGGTTAGTATTATCATTCCAGCTTATAATGAAGAAAAAGTTATTGGCAATACAATTGAAAGTACACTGGAAATCAATTATCCAAATAAAGACATCATAGTGGTTGATGATGGTAGTAAAGATAACACATTACAGATTGCAAAAAAATATGAAAGTCAAGGAATCAAAGTGATACACAAAGTTAATGGAGGAAAAGCATCTGCACTCAACATGGCATTGAATTTTACTAAAGGTGAAATTGTTGCAATTTTAGACGCAGATACATTAGCTTCCAGAAATTCACTAACGGAAATTGTCAAAGTTTTTGAAAGTGATACAAACATAGTAGCTGTTGCAGGAAACATAAAAGTGAGAAATAAAAAAAATTGGATTACATGGTGTCAGGCATTAGAATACGTTGCAGGAATACAGATTACCCGAAGAGCCATGGATATTTTTGGGGCAATAACTATTGTGCCAGGAGCACTAGGTTCATTTAAAAAATCAATGTTAAACGAAACCGGAGCGTATGACAAAGGAACGATAGTTGAAGACTTTGATACAACAGTAAAAATTCTTAAATCAGGATATATGATACGAGGAACAACAAAGTCTATAGCTTATACCGAAGCACCAAACACACTAAAGGATTTCTACAATCAACGTAAAAGATGGTATCGAGGAAATTTACAAGTAGTATCAAAACATCATGACGCTCTCACAAATCAACGTTTTGGGTTTTTACAAAAACTAGCATTTCCATACATGCTAATTGCAATGATTGTTTTACCTATTACTGGTTTTTTTGTATTAGGATCAGCTATACTAGCATCCATCCAAGGAGACATAATTTTTGTTTTAACATCATTTGGATTTTTTATTGTTCTGCAATATCTAATTAATACCATGGCAGTAAGAATTGATGGAGATGATCCAAGAATGACATTATATTCCATATTCTTCAATTTTGGATATAAGCAATTACTTGATGGCATTTTGTTAATCACGGTCATTACACATATTTTTAAAAGAAAAGCTACTTGGACTAGTGCAAGAAGAATAGGTATGGAGGAAAAATCATGA